The genome window ATTCCCTGTCTCCGCTTTTTTCGCTCTTCAGCGGTACGGTCATATTCAGCTGACTGATAATCTTCCATGAGGGACTATAAATCCACGTTAAAACCGACTGAAGAATATGATTCTGCGGTATTAAAAAACATTCCGTGAACACTCTTGCCGGAGAGATAATTATAATAAAACGAGATGCCGCCCCCGTGTGCATTCCCCATTTTAATTCCTGCAGTAATACTGTTGTGACCCGTGTAGGATTCATTGCCCGCGAGCTCAAATCCATAATAGACAAACGGCGTTACTGACTCAGATAAAAGCCCGTCAAAATATTTTTCAGCACCTGTTTGCAGAATGAACGGCTTCACTTCTTCAGGTATGGTATGGAATATATATGTTACACCGCCGTAAACCCTGAATGATTTATTAAAATACACCGCCGGAAAAATTTCAATAAACTCCCTGCTGTAGACAAAAGGAAGCTGACCATCTCTCCACACAAGCGTTTTATCATCAAACTGCCCGTCAACCAGATGAGCGCTGATATGGCTGAAGCGAAATCTTATCCCTGCGTCGTATCCCGAGAGCTTAAAATTATACGATGCATTAAGACCAAAAAGATAATCCACGGCCATGACGGGGAATTTAAAGTCATCATTTTTTCTCAGGC of Ignavibacteriales bacterium contains these proteins:
- a CDS encoding DUF1207 domain-containing protein produces the protein MIKILAGFVLLFAGFFNWTLSQNTTTYFPQGVTFKPLYSNLLEARAGSSFMLGENRLRLDIGTTADFLRIDYPGGEKFSFGGDFFTWTRLRKNDDFKFPVMAVDYLFGLNASYNFKLSGYDAGIRFRFSHISAHLVDGQFDDKTLVWRDGQLPFVYSREFIEIFPAVYFNKSFRVYGGVTYIFHTIPEEVKPFILQTGAEKYFDGLLSESVTPFVYYGFELAGNESYTGHNSITAGIKMGNAHGGGISFYYNYLSGKSVHGMFFNTAESYSSVGFNVDL